Proteins found in one Amphiprion ocellaris isolate individual 3 ecotype Okinawa chromosome 22, ASM2253959v1, whole genome shotgun sequence genomic segment:
- the LOC111565921 gene encoding beta-1,4-galactosyltransferase 1-like: MILFCSIRSGWATQHAIFRTAKMMRKLSFLVALVLLSLVFFAGVLLYSKDSFLTYLTTTYAVANGNYTFSGRVKETEDPKVSQGMTHMPASMNKTLGPCTDPPPNLLGPLQVEFNLSLTLEEVIKEISPALQEGGRYKPPDCIAIQKVAIIIPFRNRHVHLKQWLYYLHPILMRQQLDYGVYVINQDGDGLFNRAKLMNTGYVEALKQYDYDCFVFSDVDLIPLDDRNLYRCFDNPRHLSVAIDKFNYVLPSETLFGGVSSFFKNQFLKTNGFSNTYWGWGGEDDDMCKRTLFRGMSISRPDADIGRYKMIVHNRDLHNEANPENAEKVGHAETNMDEDGINSLKYTVKEIVKGALYTFITVDIQAPAS, from the exons atgatcttGTTTTGTTCAATCAGATCAGGTTGGGCCACACAACACGCAATTTTTAGGACAgcaaaaatgatgagaaaactcAGCTTCTTGGTAGCTTTAGTTCTCCTCAGTCTGGTGTTTTTTGCTGGGGTTTTACTCTACAGCAAAGACAGCTTTTTGACTTATTTAACAACAACCTATGCTGTGGCAAATGGAAACTACACATTTTCCGGGAGGGTAAAAGAGACTGAAGACCCAAAAGTCAGCCAAGGAATGACACATATGCCGGCCTCTATGAACAAGACTTTGGGACCCTGTACTGACCCCCCTCCAAATCTTCTGGGACCTCTCCAAGTGGAGTTTAACTTAAGTCTGACTTTGGAAGAGGTGATAAAGGAGATCAGTCCTGCTCTCCAGGAGGGAGGAAGGTACAAGCCGCCAGACTGCATCGCAATACAGAAG GTGGCAATCATCATCCCATTCCGAAATCGGCATGTGCACCTGAAACAATGGCTGTATTATCTCCATCCTATATTGATGCGGCAGCAGCTGGACTATGGTGTGTATGTCATCAACCAGGATGGAGATGGACTGTTCAACCGGGCTAAACTGATGAATACAGGATATGTTGAAGCCCTGAAGCAATATGATTATGACTGCTTTGTCTTTTCTGACGTAGACCTGATTCCCCTAGATGACCGCAACCTCTACAGATGTTTTGACAATCCCAGACACTTGAGTGTGGCTATCGACAAATTTAACTATGTTTTACCCTCTGAAACCCTCTTCGGTGGGGTCTCTTCATTTTTCAAGAATCAATTCTTGAAAACTAATGGCTTCTCGAACACTTACTGGGGCTGGGGTGGTGAGGATGACGATATGTGTAAGCGAACCCTCTTCCGTGGGATGTCCATTTCTCGGCCTGACGCTGACATTGGAAGGTACAAGATGATCGTACATAACAGAGACTTGCACAATGAGGCCAATCCAGAGAATGCTGAAAAAGTGGGACACGCCGAGACAAACATGGATGAAGATGGGATTAATTCCCTGAAATACACAGTCAAGGAGATTGTGAAGGGTGCCTTGTACACTTTTATCACTGTGGATATTCAGGCTCCAGCAagctaa